One segment of Burkholderia multivorans ATCC BAA-247 DNA contains the following:
- the rpoB gene encoding DNA-directed RNA polymerase subunit beta: MQYSFTEKKRIRKSFAKRPIVHQVPFLLATQLESFSTFLQADVPATQRKPEGLQAAFTSVFPIVSHNGFARLEFVSYALSAPAFNIKECQQRGLTYCSALRAKVRLVILDKESPNKPVVKEVKEQEVYMGEIPLMTPTGSFVINGTERVIVSQLHRSPGVFFEHDKGKTHSSGKLLFSARIIPYRGSWLDFEFDPKDILYFRVDRRRKMPVTILLKAIGLTPEQILANFFVFDNFTLMDEGAQLEFVPERLRGEVARFDITDRDGKVIVQKDKRINAKHIRDLEAAKTKFISVPEDYLLGRVLAKNVVDGETGEVIANANDEITESVLEKLREAGIKEIQTLYTNDLDQGPYISSTLRVDETTDKTAARIAIYRMMRPGEPPTEEAVEALFNRLFYSEEAYDLSKVGRMKFNRRVGRDEITGPMTLQDDDILATIKILVELRNGKGEVDDIDHLGNRRVRCVGELAENQFRAGLVRVERAVKERLGQAESENLMPHDLINSKPISSAIREFFGSSQLSQFMDQTNPLSEITHKRRVSALGPGGLTRERAGFEVRDVHPTHYGRVCPIETPEGPNIGLINSLALYAHLNEYGFLETPYRKVVDGKVTDQIDYLSAIEEGRYMIAQANAAIDDEGRLTDELVSSREAGETMMVTPDRIQYMDVAPSQIVSVAASLIPFLEHDDANRALMGSNMQRQAVPCLRPEKPVVGTGIERTCAVDSGTTVQAFRGGVVDYVDAGRIVIRVNDDEAVAGEVGVDIYNLIKYTRSNQNTNINQRPIVKMGDKVSRGDVLADGASTDLGELALGQNMLIAFMPWNGYNFEDSILISEKVVADDRYTSIHIEELNVVARDTKLGPEEITRDISNLAEVQLGRLDESGIVYIGAEVEAGDVLVGKVTPKGETQLTPEEKLLRAIFGEKASDVKDTSLRVPSGMSGTVIDVQVFTREGIQRDKRAQQIIDDELKRYRLDLNDQLRIVEGDAFQRLARMLVGKVANGGPKKLAKGTKIDQAYLEDLDHYHWFDIRLADDEAAAQLEAIKNSIEEKRHQFDLAFEEKRKKLTQGDELPPGVLKMVKVYLAVKRRLQPGDKMAGRHGNKGVVSKIVPIEDMPYMADGRPADVVLNPLGVPSRMNVGQVLEVHLGWAAKGLGWRIGEMLQRQAKIEELRAFLTKIYNESGRAEDLDSFSDDEILELAKNLREGVPFATPVFDGATEDEMAKMLDLAFPDDIAKQLDMNPSKNQVRLYDGRTGEPFERRVTVGYMHYLKLHHLVDDKMHARSTGPYSLVTQQPLGGKAQFGGQRFGEMEVWALEAYGASYVLQEMLTVKSDDVTGRTKVYENLVKGDHVIDAGMPESFNVLVKEIRSLGIDIDLDRN, encoded by the coding sequence ATGCAATATTCCTTCACCGAGAAGAAGCGCATTCGCAAGAGTTTCGCGAAGCGCCCCATCGTTCACCAAGTTCCTTTCCTGCTGGCCACCCAGCTTGAATCATTCAGCACGTTTCTGCAAGCCGATGTGCCGGCGACGCAACGCAAGCCTGAAGGTTTGCAGGCCGCTTTCACATCGGTATTTCCCATTGTTTCGCACAACGGCTTCGCGCGCCTCGAGTTCGTGAGCTATGCGCTGTCCGCGCCGGCATTCAACATCAAGGAATGCCAGCAGCGCGGCCTGACGTACTGCTCCGCGCTGCGCGCGAAGGTCCGCCTCGTCATCCTCGACAAGGAATCGCCGAACAAGCCCGTCGTCAAGGAAGTGAAGGAGCAGGAAGTGTACATGGGCGAAATTCCGCTCATGACGCCGACCGGCTCGTTCGTCATCAACGGCACCGAGCGTGTCATCGTCTCGCAGCTGCACCGTTCGCCGGGCGTGTTCTTCGAACACGACAAGGGCAAGACGCACAGCTCGGGCAAGTTGCTGTTCTCGGCACGGATCATTCCGTACCGCGGCTCGTGGCTAGACTTCGAATTCGATCCGAAGGACATCCTGTACTTCCGCGTCGACCGTCGCCGCAAGATGCCGGTCACGATCCTGCTGAAGGCGATCGGCCTCACGCCGGAACAGATCCTCGCGAACTTCTTCGTGTTCGACAACTTCACGTTGATGGACGAAGGTGCGCAGCTCGAGTTCGTGCCCGAGCGCCTGCGCGGCGAAGTCGCGCGCTTCGACATCACGGATCGCGACGGCAAGGTCATCGTCCAGAAGGACAAGCGGATCAACGCGAAGCACATCCGCGACCTCGAAGCCGCGAAGACGAAGTTCATCTCGGTGCCGGAAGACTATCTGCTCGGCCGCGTGCTGGCGAAGAACGTCGTCGACGGCGAGACGGGCGAAGTGATCGCGAACGCGAACGACGAGATCACCGAAAGCGTGCTCGAGAAGCTGCGCGAAGCGGGCATCAAGGAAATCCAGACGCTCTACACGAACGATCTGGACCAGGGTCCGTACATCTCGTCGACGCTGCGTGTCGACGAAACGACCGACAAGACGGCCGCGCGCATCGCGATCTACCGCATGATGCGTCCGGGCGAGCCGCCGACCGAAGAAGCGGTCGAGGCGCTGTTCAACCGTCTGTTCTACAGCGAAGAAGCGTACGACCTGTCGAAGGTCGGCCGCATGAAGTTCAACCGTCGCGTCGGCCGTGACGAAATCACGGGCCCGATGACGCTGCAGGACGACGACATCCTCGCGACGATCAAGATCCTCGTCGAGCTGCGCAACGGCAAGGGCGAAGTGGACGACATCGACCACCTCGGCAACCGTCGCGTGCGTTGCGTCGGCGAACTGGCGGAAAACCAGTTCCGCGCGGGTCTCGTGCGCGTCGAGCGCGCGGTCAAGGAACGCCTCGGCCAGGCCGAAAGCGAAAACCTGATGCCGCACGACCTGATCAACTCGAAGCCGATTTCGTCGGCGATCCGCGAGTTCTTCGGTTCGTCGCAGCTGTCGCAGTTCATGGACCAGACCAACCCGCTGTCGGAAATCACGCACAAGCGCCGCGTTTCCGCACTGGGCCCGGGCGGTCTGACGCGCGAGCGCGCAGGCTTCGAAGTTCGCGACGTGCACCCGACCCACTACGGCCGCGTGTGCCCGATCGAAACGCCGGAAGGTCCGAACATCGGTCTGATCAACTCGCTCGCACTGTACGCGCACCTGAACGAGTACGGCTTCCTCGAGACGCCGTACCGCAAGGTCGTGGACGGCAAGGTGACCGACCAGATCGACTATCTGTCGGCGATCGAGGAAGGCCGTTACATGATCGCGCAGGCGAACGCGGCGATCGACGACGAAGGCCGACTGACCGACGAACTCGTGTCGTCGCGTGAGGCCGGCGAAACGATGATGGTCACGCCGGACCGCATCCAGTACATGGACGTGGCGCCGTCGCAGATCGTGTCGGTCGCGGCATCGCTGATTCCGTTCCTCGAGCACGACGACGCGAACCGTGCACTGATGGGCTCGAACATGCAGCGTCAGGCCGTGCCGTGTCTGCGTCCGGAGAAGCCGGTCGTCGGTACCGGCATCGAGCGCACCTGCGCGGTCGACTCGGGCACGACGGTTCAGGCGTTCCGCGGCGGTGTCGTCGACTACGTCGACGCAGGCCGTATCGTGATTCGCGTGAACGACGACGAAGCGGTCGCAGGTGAAGTCGGTGTCGACATCTACAACCTGATCAAGTACACGCGTTCGAACCAGAACACGAACATCAACCAGCGTCCGATCGTGAAGATGGGCGACAAGGTCTCGCGCGGCGACGTGCTGGCCGACGGCGCCTCGACGGACCTGGGCGAGCTCGCGCTCGGCCAGAACATGCTGATCGCGTTCATGCCGTGGAACGGCTACAACTTCGAGGATTCGATCCTGATCTCGGAGAAGGTCGTGGCCGACGATCGCTACACGTCGATCCACATCGAAGAGCTGAACGTCGTTGCACGCGACACGAAGCTCGGGCCGGAAGAAATCACGCGCGACATCTCGAACCTGGCGGAAGTCCAGCTCGGCCGTCTCGACGAATCGGGCATCGTCTACATCGGTGCGGAAGTCGAAGCGGGCGACGTACTGGTCGGCAAGGTCACGCCGAAGGGCGAGACCCAGCTGACGCCGGAAGAGAAGCTGCTGCGCGCGATCTTCGGCGAGAAGGCGTCGGACGTGAAGGACACGTCGCTGCGCGTGCCGTCGGGCATGAGCGGCACCGTGATCGATGTCCAGGTGTTCACGCGTGAAGGCATCCAGCGCGACAAGCGTGCGCAACAGATCATCGACGACGAACTGAAGCGCTACCGTCTCGACCTGAACGACCAGCTGCGTATCGTGGAAGGCGACGCGTTCCAGCGTCTCGCGCGCATGCTGGTGGGCAAGGTCGCGAACGGCGGTCCGAAGAAGCTCGCGAAGGGCACGAAGATCGACCAGGCGTACCTGGAAGATCTCGACCACTACCACTGGTTCGACATCCGCCTCGCGGACGACGAAGCAGCGGCGCAGCTCGAAGCAATCAAGAACTCGATCGAAGAGAAGCGTCACCAGTTCGATCTGGCGTTCGAAGAGAAGCGCAAGAAGCTCACGCAAGGCGACGAACTGCCGCCGGGCGTGCTGAAGATGGTCAAGGTGTACCTGGCGGTGAAGCGCCGCCTGCAGCCTGGCGACAAGATGGCGGGCCGTCACGGCAACAAGGGTGTCGTGTCGAAGATCGTGCCGATCGAAGACATGCCGTACATGGCCGACGGCCGTCCGGCAGACGTCGTGCTGAACCCGCTCGGCGTGCCGTCGCGGATGAACGTGGGTCAGGTTCTGGAAGTGCACCTCGGCTGGGCCGCGAAGGGCCTCGGCTGGCGTATCGGCGAAATGCTGCAGCGTCAGGCAAAGATCGAAGAGCTGCGTGCGTTCCTGACGAAGATCTACAACGAGTCGGGTCGCGCGGAAGATCTGGACAGCTTCTCCGACGACGAGATCCTCGAACTCGCGAAGAACCTGCGCGAAGGCGTGCCGTTTGCGACGCCGGTGTTCGACGGTGCGACCGAGGACGAAATGGCGAAGATGCTCGACCTCGCGTTCCCGGACGACATCGCGAAGCAGCTCGACATGAACCCGTCGAAGAACCAGGTTCGCCTGTACGACGGTCGCACGGGCGAGCCGTTCGAGCGTCGCGTGACGGTCGGCTACATGCACTACCTGAAGCTGCATCACCTTGTCGACGACAAGATGCACGCGCGTTCGACGGGCCCGTACTCGCTCGTCACGCAGCAGCCGCTGGGTGGTAAGGCGCAGTTCGGTGGTCAGCGTTTCGGTGAAATGGAAGTGTGGGCGCTCGAAGCGTACGGCGCATCGTATGTGCTGCAGGAAATGCTGACGGTGAAGTCGGACGACGTGACGGGCCGGACCAAGGTGTACGAGAACCTGGTCAAGGGCGATCACGTGATCGATGCAGGCATGCCGGAATCCTTCAACGTGCTGGTGAAGGAAATCCGCTCGCTCGGTATCGATATCGATCTCGACCGCAATTAA
- the rplA gene encoding 50S ribosomal protein L1: MAKISKRRQAFAAKVDRQKLYAIDDALALVKECASAKFNESIDVAVQLGIDAKKSDQVVRGSVVLPAGTGKSVRVAVFAQGEKAEQARAAGAEVVGMEDLAEQIKAGQMDFDIVIASPDTMRIVGTLGQILGPRGLMPNPKVGTVTPDVATAVKNAKAGQVQFRVDKAGIIHATIGRASFEPAALRSNLSALIEALQKAKPATSKGVYLRKIALSSTMGVGVRVDQATLAAQ; encoded by the coding sequence ATGGCTAAGATCTCCAAGCGCCGTCAGGCATTTGCCGCCAAGGTCGATCGTCAGAAGCTGTACGCGATCGACGACGCACTGGCACTCGTGAAGGAATGCGCGAGCGCGAAGTTCAACGAGTCGATCGACGTCGCAGTCCAGCTCGGCATCGACGCGAAGAAGTCGGACCAGGTCGTTCGCGGTTCGGTCGTTCTGCCGGCCGGTACGGGCAAGTCGGTTCGCGTCGCCGTGTTCGCGCAAGGCGAGAAGGCCGAGCAGGCACGTGCAGCAGGCGCGGAAGTCGTCGGTATGGAAGACCTGGCCGAGCAGATCAAGGCTGGCCAGATGGACTTCGACATCGTGATCGCTTCGCCGGACACGATGCGTATCGTCGGTACGCTCGGTCAGATCCTCGGCCCGCGCGGCCTGATGCCGAACCCGAAGGTCGGCACGGTCACGCCGGACGTCGCGACCGCGGTCAAGAACGCGAAGGCTGGTCAGGTGCAGTTCCGCGTCGACAAGGCCGGTATCATCCACGCGACGATCGGCCGTGCATCGTTCGAACCGGCTGCGCTGCGTTCGAACCTGTCGGCGCTGATCGAAGCACTGCAGAAGGCCAAGCCGGCAACGAGCAAGGGCGTCTACCTGCGCAAGATCGCACTGTCGAGCACGATGGGCGTCGGCGTGCGTGTCGACCAGGCTACGCTGGCCGCGCAGTAA
- the secE gene encoding preprotein translocase subunit SecE — protein MANPSVETVNTSGDKLMLALGVLLVLAGFVGFFWLGNQQWYVRGAALAVGIVAGVAVGLMSAPGKSLIAFAKDSYKEVRKVVWPTRKEATQTTLVVFGFVLVMAIFLWLSDKSIEWVIFSVILGWK, from the coding sequence ATGGCGAATCCATCCGTCGAAACTGTAAATACCTCCGGCGATAAGCTGATGCTGGCCCTGGGCGTATTGCTGGTCTTGGCCGGATTCGTGGGCTTCTTCTGGCTGGGCAATCAGCAGTGGTATGTCCGCGGCGCCGCGTTGGCGGTCGGGATCGTCGCCGGCGTGGCCGTCGGGCTGATGTCCGCTCCAGGCAAAAGCCTCATCGCGTTTGCCAAGGACTCGTACAAGGAAGTCCGAAAGGTCGTTTGGCCCACCCGTAAGGAAGCAACGCAAACCACGCTCGTCGTGTTCGGTTTCGTGCTTGTGATGGCGATTTTCCTCTGGTTGAGCGACAAATCGATCGAATGGGTGATTTTCTCGGTGATTCTGGGTTGGAAATGA
- the tuf gene encoding elongation factor Tu, which translates to MAKEKFERTKPHVNVGTIGHVDHGKTTLTAAIATVLSSKFGGEAKKYDEIDAAPEEKARGITINTAHIEYETANRHYAHVDCPGHADYVKNMITGAAQMDGAILVCSAADGPMPQTREHILLARQVGVPYIIVFLNKCDMVDDAELLELVEMEVRELLSKYDFPGDDTPIIKGSAKLALEGDKGELGETAIMNLADALDTYIPTPERAVDGTFLMPVEDVFSISGRGTVVTGRVERGVVKVGEEIEIVGIKPTVKTTCTGVEMFRKLLDQGQAGDNVGILLRGTKREDVERGQVLAKPGSITPHTHFTAEVYVLSKDEGGRHTPFFNNYRPQFYFRTTDVTGSIELPKDKEMVMPGDNVSITVKLIAPIAMEEGLRFAIREGGRTVGAGVVAKIIE; encoded by the coding sequence ATGGCCAAGGAAAAATTCGAGCGGACCAAGCCGCACGTGAACGTTGGTACGATTGGTCACGTTGACCACGGCAAGACGACGCTGACGGCAGCGATCGCGACGGTTCTGTCGTCGAAGTTCGGCGGCGAAGCGAAGAAGTACGACGAAATCGACGCGGCGCCGGAAGAAAAGGCACGCGGCATCACGATCAACACCGCGCACATCGAGTACGAAACGGCGAACCGCCACTACGCGCACGTCGACTGCCCGGGCCACGCCGACTACGTGAAGAACATGATCACGGGTGCAGCGCAGATGGACGGCGCAATCCTGGTGTGCTCGGCCGCAGACGGCCCGATGCCGCAAACGCGTGAGCACATCCTGCTGGCACGTCAGGTTGGCGTTCCGTACATCATCGTGTTCCTGAACAAGTGCGACATGGTGGACGACGCTGAACTGCTCGAGCTGGTCGAGATGGAAGTTCGCGAACTGCTGTCGAAGTACGACTTCCCGGGCGACGACACGCCGATCATCAAGGGTTCGGCAAAGCTGGCGCTGGAAGGCGACAAGGGCGAGCTGGGCGAAACGGCGATCATGAACCTGGCCGACGCGCTGGACACGTACATCCCGACGCCGGAGCGCGCGGTGGACGGTACGTTCCTGATGCCGGTGGAAGACGTGTTCTCGATCTCGGGCCGCGGTACGGTGGTGACGGGTCGTGTGGAGCGCGGCGTGGTGAAGGTCGGTGAGGAAATCGAAATCGTCGGTATCAAGCCGACGGTGAAGACGACCTGCACGGGCGTTGAAATGTTCCGCAAGCTGCTGGACCAGGGTCAGGCAGGCGACAACGTCGGTATCCTGCTGCGCGGCACGAAGCGTGAAGATGTGGAGCGCGGTCAGGTTCTGGCGAAGCCGGGTTCGATCACGCCGCACACGCACTTCACGGCCGAAGTGTACGTGCTGAGCAAGGACGAAGGCGGCCGTCACACGCCGTTCTTCAACAACTACCGTCCGCAGTTCTACTTCCGTACGACGGACGTGACGGGCTCGATCGAGCTGCCGAAGGACAAGGAAATGGTGATGCCGGGCGACAACGTGTCGATCACGGTGAAGCTGATTGCGCCGATCGCGATGGAAGAAGGTCTGCGCTTCGCTATCCGTGAAGGCGGCCGTACCGTCGGTGCCGGCGTCGTCGCAAAGATCATCGAGTAA
- the rplK gene encoding 50S ribosomal protein L11 translates to MAKKIVGFIKLQIPAGKANPSPPVGPALGQRGLNIMEFCKAFNAQTQGMEPGLPVPVVITAYADKSFTFVMKTPPATVLIKKAAKVDKGSSKPHTDKVGSITRAQAEEIAKTKMPDLTAADLDAAVRTIAGSARSMGITVEGV, encoded by the coding sequence ATGGCAAAGAAGATTGTCGGCTTTATCAAGCTGCAGATTCCTGCAGGTAAAGCCAACCCGTCGCCGCCGGTCGGTCCGGCACTGGGCCAGCGCGGCCTGAACATCATGGAGTTCTGCAAGGCGTTCAACGCGCAGACTCAAGGTATGGAGCCGGGTCTGCCGGTGCCGGTCGTCATCACGGCATACGCTGACAAGAGCTTCACGTTCGTGATGAAGACGCCGCCGGCGACCGTCCTGATCAAGAAGGCGGCGAAGGTGGACAAGGGCTCGAGCAAGCCGCACACCGACAAGGTCGGTTCGATCACGCGCGCTCAAGCCGAAGAGATCGCAAAGACGAAGATGCCGGACCTCACGGCAGCTGATCTGGACGCAGCCGTTCGCACCATCGCTGGTAGCGCACGCTCGATGGGCATCACTGTGGAGGGCGTGTAA
- the rplL gene encoding 50S ribosomal protein L7/L12 — protein sequence MAIAKEDILAAVEGMTVLELNELVKAFEEKFGVSAAAVAVAGPAGGGAAAAAEEKTDFTVVLAEAGSNKVAVIKAVREITGLGLKEAKDLVDGAPKPVKEGVDKAAAEEAKKKLEDAGAKVELK from the coding sequence ATGGCAATCGCAAAAGAAGACATCCTGGCAGCAGTCGAAGGGATGACCGTTCTCGAACTGAACGAACTGGTCAAGGCGTTCGAAGAGAAGTTTGGCGTGTCGGCAGCTGCAGTCGCAGTCGCTGGCCCGGCAGGCGGCGGCGCAGCTGCTGCTGCTGAAGAGAAGACCGACTTCACGGTCGTTCTGGCTGAAGCAGGCAGCAACAAGGTCGCAGTCATCAAGGCCGTTCGCGAAATCACGGGCCTGGGCCTGAAGGAAGCGAAGGACCTCGTCGACGGCGCACCGAAGCCCGTCAAGGAAGGCGTCGACAAGGCTGCTGCTGAAGAAGCGAAGAAGAAGCTGGAAGACGCAGGCGCGAAGGTCGAACTCAAGTAA
- the nusG gene encoding transcription termination/antitermination protein NusG, whose amino-acid sequence MSDTPASPSGKRWYVVHAYSGMEKSVQRALQERIERAGMQDKFGQILVPTEEVVEVKGGHKAVTERRFFPGYVLVEMEMTDETWHLVKNTAKVTGFVGGARNRPTPISPKEVEKIMSQMQEGVEKPRPKTLFEVGEMVRVKEGPFTDFNGTVEEVNYEKSRVRVSVTIFGRSTPVELEFGQVEKV is encoded by the coding sequence ATGAGCGATACTCCGGCATCTCCGAGCGGAAAACGTTGGTACGTCGTGCACGCCTACTCCGGCATGGAGAAGAGCGTGCAACGTGCGCTTCAGGAGCGCATCGAACGGGCCGGCATGCAGGATAAATTCGGTCAGATCCTGGTCCCGACCGAAGAAGTGGTCGAAGTCAAAGGCGGCCACAAGGCTGTGACGGAACGTCGTTTCTTCCCGGGCTACGTGCTCGTGGAAATGGAAATGACGGACGAAACGTGGCACCTCGTGAAGAACACCGCGAAGGTCACCGGTTTCGTCGGCGGCGCACGCAACCGCCCGACCCCGATTTCCCCGAAGGAAGTCGAGAAGATCATGTCGCAGATGCAGGAAGGCGTGGAGAAGCCGCGCCCGAAGACCCTGTTCGAAGTGGGCGAGATGGTACGGGTCAAGGAAGGCCCGTTCACGGACTTCAACGGCACCGTCGAAGAAGTCAACTACGAAAAGTCGCGCGTGCGCGTGTCGGTCACCATCTTTGGCCGTTCTACCCCGGTCGAACTCGAATTCGGCCAGGTCGAAAAAGTCTGA
- the rplJ gene encoding 50S ribosomal protein L10, with protein MPLNREDKQAVVAEVAAQVAKAQTVVLAEYRGIAVGDLTTLRAKAREQKVYLRVLKNTLARRAVEGTPFAPLAEQMTGPLIYGISEDAIAAAKVVNDFSKSNDKLVIKAGSFDGKVMDKAGVQALASIPSREELLSKLLFVMQAPVSGFARALAALAEKKQAEAA; from the coding sequence GTGCCGCTTAATAGAGAAGACAAGCAAGCCGTCGTTGCTGAGGTCGCCGCACAAGTTGCGAAGGCCCAGACCGTTGTGCTGGCTGAGTATCGTGGAATTGCGGTTGGCGATCTGACCACGCTGCGCGCGAAAGCGCGCGAGCAGAAGGTTTACCTGCGCGTTCTGAAGAACACGCTGGCGCGTCGCGCTGTTGAAGGTACGCCCTTTGCTCCGCTGGCAGAGCAGATGACTGGTCCGCTGATCTACGGCATCTCGGAAGATGCAATTGCCGCTGCTAAGGTCGTCAACGACTTCAGCAAGAGCAATGACAAGTTGGTCATCAAGGCTGGTTCGTTCGATGGCAAGGTGATGGATAAGGCTGGCGTGCAAGCGCTGGCAAGCATCCCGAGCCGTGAAGAACTGCTCTCGAAGCTGCTGTTCGTCATGCAAGCGCCTGTTTCGGGCTTCGCGCGTGCTCTTGCCGCGCTGGCCGAGAAGAAGCAAGCAGAAGCTGCGTAA